The sequence ATGCGCTGCCGCCCATGCGCGTCCAAGCTTCGCCGGTGTTCAAGACGCCGCAGATGTGGCGCCGCGTCGAACAAGGTTTGCAAGCGGGTTATGCGGCGGTGGCAGCGGCGCTGGCTGCGCTGCCGGTGGGGTCGCCTCAGCCGATCGTGGTGGCGTCGACGTTTGCGCTGGCGGGTCGTTTGGCGCAGGAAAAACTCGGGTTGAAATTGGCGACGGTGCATCTGTCGCCGATGTGCATGGTGTCGTTTTTGGACATGCCGCCCGTGGGCGATCTGGTGATGCCCACCTGGATGCCACGCGCCCTGCGGCCCGGGCTGGGGCGCGGGATGGAGCGGCTGTTGTTCGACCCGGTCACGGCACGCGGGCTCAATGCGCTGCGGGCCGAGTTGGGTTTGGCCCCGGTGCGCCATGTGTTGAGTCGCTGGATGCATTCCCCCGATTTGGTGTTGGGGTTGTTCCCGGCGTGGTTTGGCGACCCGCAACCCGATTGGCCGACCGCCACCCAGGTGCTGGATTTTCCCTTGGCCGATGCCGCCGAAGACGCGGTGCTGGCCGAAGCCGATCCGGGTTTGGAAGCGTTTTTGCAGGCGGGCGCGCCGCCGGTGGTGTTTTACCCCGGTTCAGCCAAGCGGGACACAGCGGCGTTTTTCGAGGAAGCCCTGCGCAGTTGCGCGGCACTTGGCCGCCGAGCGGTGCTGCTGACGCGCTACCGCGAGCACATCGCCGGTGGGGCCGAACTGCCGGCTTGGGCGCTGCATCGGGCTTACGTACCCCTGAGCGGTTTGTTGCCGCGCAGCGCAGCCTTGGTGCATTGCGGCGGGGTGGGCACGCTGGCGCAGGCGGTGGCGGCGGGCTGTCCGCAATTGCTGTTGCCCTACACCTTCGATCACTTCGACAACGCCCGCCGTTTGCAGCGGCTGAACGTGGCGCGGGTGCATCGGGGTGGCGGCTGGGGCGCAGCGCTGGCGCAGTTGTTGGGCGATGCGTCGGTGCGCGTCGCGTGCCAAGCCCGTGCCGCTGGCGTGCCCGAGGGCGCCAGCGTGCGCGCTCGGGCTGCCTCAGCGATTCAGGCGTTGGCGGCGCGTTGAACGGGCCGCGCTGTGTGCCTCACGGCGTGACCGGGCGGCGCAGCGTCATGGCGCCGCGCAGTTGCCCGACGCTGTAACCCGTCGCCTTGTCCGCTGGATAGAGCGCTTGCAGGCGCTCTTTCACGGCGGGGCTGAGGTTGGTGGCATCGCCGTGGCAGTGGATGCACACCGCTTGCGTCGGCAAAGCGCGCATGTAGCGCTGCACGGCTTGGCCGTCTTGGGTGACCACTTCGGCGCGTTCCAGCGTGGCGGGGCTTTCGCCAGCGGCAGCGCGGCGGTCGAAGTCTTCCAGCGTGGCGCGTTCCCAAGCGTCCGGCACGGCTTTGGGGTTGCGCTCGCGCAGAGACACCCGGCGCACCTGCCAGCCCGTTTGCTCGCTGGCGCTGCGCGCCATCTGCGGGGCCTTCTCGTTGCATGCACCGATGGCGTGCTCCGGCCCCCCCTTCTCAATTTCACCGACCAGCACCGCCAATAGCTTGGGCGGCAGGGCAGTGGCAACGGTGCGGGCTTCACTCACCCAAGGAGCGTCGTCCGCCGCCAGGGTGAGGGGGCTCCAAGCCAGCAGCACGCCGCCAGCGCATGCGCCGGCCACGGCGCGCAAAGTGTCAAATGCAGTCATGGCTGAACGATACGTCACGCGGCGATCCCCGGGTTGCCGCCCACCCCCACCAGCTTCGGCGTGTTGACGCGACGGGCCTTCACGCGCCCGCCCTGGGCTTTGAGCCAGGTTTCCACCACGTCCCACACCGGTTTGACGCCGGGGGCGTTCTTGGCCTCTTCGGCCACCGGCGCCCAGCCGGCCACCTTGTACTTCTTACCGGCTTCCACGGGCTTGCCGCCCAGGCGCATGTCGCTGATGCGGCTGCCGGCTTTTTCGCCCGGCGTGCAGGTGTAGGTCAGGCCGCCGACGCGCACCATGTCCCCGCCCTGCTGGTAATACGGATCGGGGTTGAAGAGGTTGTCGCACACGTCTTCGAGCACGGTTTTCAGGGTCTCGCCCGTCATCTCGCTCAGGGTGGCGTAGGGGTAGGTGATGGCCAGTTGATCCATCATCAGCTCGCGGGTGATGACATCCCCCGGCAGCAGCGTCGTGCCCCAGCGGAAGCCCGGCGAGAACGCCAGATCGGCGCCTTGCACCTCCATCAGTGCGTCGCAGATCAACTGATCCCACGAGCCGTTGAAGTTGCCCCGGCGGTACAGCAAACCATCGGTGACGGCCAGCTTCTCGGCCAGCTTGGCTTCGTAGGGCTGGCGCATTTTGGTGATGAGCGCGTCCATCTCGGCGTCGGCCTTCAACTGGTTGGCGAACACCGGCAGCAGGCGATAGCGGAAGTCCACCACCTTGCCGCCCTTCACATCGAAGTCCATCACGCCCAGGAACTTGCCGTTCGAGCCGGCGTTGGTCACCAGCGTTTTGCCGCCAGCGTTCTCAACCGGGATCGCCACCGGCACGCCGTCGTGGGTGTGGCCGCCGAAAATGGCGTCGATGCCGCGCACGCGGCTGGCCATCTTCAAATCCACATCCATGCCGTTGTGGCTGACAACGACGACGACTTGCGCGCCCTTGCCACGCGCCTCGTCCACCATCTTTTGCATGTTCTCGTCCTGGATGCCGAAGCTCCAGTCCGCCACCATGTAACGCGGGTTGGCGATGGGCGTGTAGGGGAAGGCTTGGCCGATGATGGCGCAGGGCACGCCGTTGATCTCGCGGATCACATACGGCTTGAACACCTGATCGCCAAAGTCATTCGTCTTGACGTTTTGTGCGACGAAGTCCAGCTTGCCGGCGAAGTCCTTCTCGACGATCTCCTTCACCCGCTCCATGCCGTAGGTGAACTCCCAGTGGCCGGTCATCACGTCCACGGTGAGCAGCTTGCAGGCGTCCACCATGTCTTGCGCGTTCGTCCAGAGGCTGGTGGCGGAGCCTTGCCAGGTGTCGCCGCCGTCCAGCAGCAGGGCGCCGGGGCGGCTGGCTTTCATCATCTTCACCAGCGTGGCCAGGTG is a genomic window of Vitreoscilla filiformis containing:
- a CDS encoding Tll0287-like domain-containing protein, whose translation is MTAFDTLRAVAGACAGGVLLAWSPLTLAADDAPWVSEARTVATALPPKLLAVLVGEIEKGGPEHAIGACNEKAPQMARSASEQTGWQVRRVSLRERNPKAVPDAWERATLEDFDRRAAAGESPATLERAEVVTQDGQAVQRYMRALPTQAVCIHCHGDATNLSPAVKERLQALYPADKATGYSVGQLRGAMTLRRPVTP
- a CDS encoding glycosyltransferase; amino-acid sequence: MSAAPIYILTFGSLGDVLPLATLGGELARRGHAVTLWCGRLHLPMVERLGVRALPLDTDALPPMRVQASPVFKTPQMWRRVEQGLQAGYAAVAAALAALPVGSPQPIVVASTFALAGRLAQEKLGLKLATVHLSPMCMVSFLDMPPVGDLVMPTWMPRALRPGLGRGMERLLFDPVTARGLNALRAELGLAPVRHVLSRWMHSPDLVLGLFPAWFGDPQPDWPTATQVLDFPLADAAEDAVLAEADPGLEAFLQAGAPPVVFYPGSAKRDTAAFFEEALRSCAALGRRAVLLTRYREHIAGGAELPAWALHRAYVPLSGLLPRSAALVHCGGVGTLAQAVAAGCPQLLLPYTFDHFDNARRLQRLNVARVHRGGGWGAALAQLLGDASVRVACQARAAGVPEGASVRARAASAIQALAAR
- the soxB gene encoding thiosulfohydrolase SoxB: MNISKREFMQVLSAASVAGMGLGRYADADAATAQKGLYDLPKFGNVSFLHMTDCHAQLKPIYFREPSVNMGIGSMKGNLPHLVGDHLLKTMGARPGTDLAHAFTYLNFEKAARRYGKVGGFAHLATLVKMMKASRPGALLLDGGDTWQGSATSLWTNAQDMVDACKLLTVDVMTGHWEFTYGMERVKEIVEKDFAGKLDFVAQNVKTNDFGDQVFKPYVIREINGVPCAIIGQAFPYTPIANPRYMVADWSFGIQDENMQKMVDEARGKGAQVVVVVSHNGMDVDLKMASRVRGIDAIFGGHTHDGVPVAIPVENAGGKTLVTNAGSNGKFLGVMDFDVKGGKVVDFRYRLLPVFANQLKADAEMDALITKMRQPYEAKLAEKLAVTDGLLYRRGNFNGSWDQLICDALMEVQGADLAFSPGFRWGTTLLPGDVITRELMMDQLAITYPYATLSEMTGETLKTVLEDVCDNLFNPDPYYQQGGDMVRVGGLTYTCTPGEKAGSRISDMRLGGKPVEAGKKYKVAGWAPVAEEAKNAPGVKPVWDVVETWLKAQGGRVKARRVNTPKLVGVGGNPGIAA